The segment ccatctctctctctgtctctctctctgtctctctctccctcattttaCACTCttttgcaaacaaacacacacagctgtgagGAAACACTGTCTGATTTTCATTCTGAATGTCTGCATTTTACTGAATTTATTATGAGTAAGACTTATTAGAAAATAATTTGAGGCTCCTCAAATGTCCTCAAAAGAAGGTTTATTTGAACTTAAGGGACCGTTTTGACACCAAACTATAAACTGCAGCAAaataaacaccccccccccacacacacacacacacacacacagagcagctgaGCAGAGTTCAGGAGTGTGTTTGTCACTTAGTGTGTTTGTCCATTTGGTAGTGTGAGATTCaaatgaatttgtgtgtgtgtgtgtgtgtgtgtgtgtgtgtgtgtgtggtggctgGATTCTGCAGGGGGTCTGAGACTGATGGAGGAGCTGTCAATCaggatgagtgacagctgctgtgAGCCTCTGACCGCAGGAAGTAGAAGCTCTCAAACCCAGCAGGAgacgacgtgtgtgtgtgtgtgtgtgtgtgtgtgtgtgagggggggggATCAGCCGTACCTTGTCAATCATATCGGGTCGGTTGGTTGCAGCGAGAACCGTGACGTCCTTTAGCTGTTCGATTCCATCCATCTCCGTCAGCAGCTGAGCTAACACTCGATCAGCGACGCCAGAACCAGAACTGAACCACACAAACCCTCCATCAGCACCcaacacaagacacacacacacacacacacacacacacacacacacacacacacacacacactgaccctaGCGAGCACACAGAGTTCTGCTGCAGTGTTTCTAGGCTGCTTCGGATGGCTGCGGTGTGTGATTGATTACAGGTAAACACATTCATCAGTAAATCAACGTGTCACTCAGAATTCAATCCAGTAAATGAATGTCTGACTCAGCAGaacaaacctgtgtgtgtgtgtgagattcctGTCAGAAGCTTGAAACACTAGGCACTTTATTAATTAAACAAGCAAAGagccaaacaaataaaaacacatcttACACCTCAGTGTTTCAGATTTACACACACAGCCGTGCTCAAACACTGAGACATCAGCTGCAGCTGGAAACACATttaccaacacacacatacattaccaaatatttaaaattacatcTGCCTAGCAATCACACACTGATTTCTAGTTTACTTCATGACTTCTATAGTTCAGTGTGTGATTCCCTGAACCCTGAAGTACAGAAGAATTCTTCATCTGCTTTCACTGAGACAAAGACATGCTTGTGTCTCTAAAGCACAGAtgtccctctgtgtgtgtgtgtgtgtttagagcagtAACAGCCTCCTATATGTCAGAACAACACACATTTAACACTACTGAACTCATATGATCAGATAATAATGTGGTTGATGTGTGTTATTTATGACAGTATGAACAGTGCTTTAGAAAAACTCATAGATGATTGTTTGGTTACCTTCCTCGTGCCGCTGCTAAAGCATCGATCTCGTCAAAGAAAACGATAGACGGAGCAACTGTCCTGGCCTTCCGgaaaacctacacacacacacacacacacacacacacacacacacacttatgaaaCATTCAGAAACACAGAAAATGAGTGCACTTTCCcttttaaagtgttattttacTCATATTCatacaacttttttaaacaaataagagtcggtttctcacacaaagcatcatatgacttcagaaaacaataatgcatttaacatttactaaGATTTATGTGTAAAGTTATATGCAATTTTACTTCACTGTAACACTttctaaaactaatgtaaaaatTAAGATTTAAGCTGCTTTAACACTCAAATACAACAATTATATAAGAGgtgatttaaaacaattataagcTTCATATTTCTGCAAAGAAATCCTATAAAAGTTTTAAAGTAACCTGCATTTTTTTGCcttaaactgtaaaaatgatGATTTAAACAGCTTTACAGTTAAAATTAAACAACTTTTGAAAGAAgagttcatttaagttaatttaattacaaaaatgatAAACTTCACATTTCTGATGTTAAATCCTGCaaaattttaaaagtaacctttaaagcatgtttaaaatttgtgcaatttcattttattcataGTTGAAGAGTTTTTCTGCAGAAACCGACATGAGCTGAACTTGCATTGGAGCTGGAAAACATCACCATTGTAAAGAAAAAGAGCAACAAGTATAATTCATAAAGAAAAAAGGTAAGTCATACAGATGTGAAATAACATGTTGATCAGTAACAGTGATTTTGAGACTTGGATCAGGTGCATCCAGACTCTCACCTCTCGAAGCGCTCGCTCTGATTCACCCACGTATTTACTCAGTAACTCTGGACCCTGTAGAGACACAATCAAAACACTCACCGTCAGCATCATCAATGCCTCACTAATCAATTACCAATGCATTAcataatatattcacataaacATGAAACTGAGCATTTAAggtgcatgtaatgtgtgtgaCAGGACACACTCATCTGTGTTTGCATCCTCGAGTCGAGTAAGCATGTTTCGATAAGAATCGAGCGAGACAGATCTGAGTGTGTGAGAATAAACGGCTTGTTAAACATCAGCAGCACTGAGAGATTAAGGAGACGATAATCTGGACAGGAACTCGAGACAATTAACAACTAACTGGCACAAAGACTGAAGACCAGAGCTTGATAAATACTCACTGAAGTCAAGCGCACTTCCCCTCGTCCTGCAATGCATTTCATCacctcctgacacacacacacacacacacacacacacacacacacacacatacaggcagGCAGGCTCTGGGTTTTCTCTCAGAGGGTGTGTTTTCCGTAACTTGCTTTGGAGAGATTAATATCGGCGAGCGTCTCTCAGACTAAACATCCTCCTGCGAGGGAATTCACtcccaaacacacctgatctgaTCGAGATGAACTTCTGTTCACACATACAGATCTTCAGTTACAGCTGATGTGTAGATTAAGGAGTAGACTACTCTCATTTTGATGTCAAGATAATTATGATGACCACAGACGAAGACAAACCCTAAATGAGAGTTGATATCGCATAATTCTGAGCTTATATGCCACAACTGAGTTAATATCCACcaattgagtttatatctcgcaatttttaGTATACATCACGCAATTCTGAGTTAAAATagcacaattcagtttttttattttttgccatgaaataaaaatgtttggctAATTTTTctcactatttttattattattatttttttcttctcagaattatattagttatataatagttttaaaatgtCAGAATTTGATAGCTGAGAATTTAATTCTTTTCAAAGTTAGAAAGCACAATGTTTATAGCGATTATTGGATGGCAGGTGCTACAAATAATGTCTTCTTATCTGACCatcatcaattcgtagcagtgtatgaagaggtatcatattgatcacaagtacagtatggagtaccacaaggctcagtactaggaccgttgctattcacactttatatgttacccttgggagatatcatcaggaaacacggtgttatctttcactgttatgctgatgatactcagctctatatttcttcatggcctGATATACGGAATGCATAGTTCATAAACATAGTTGCAAAAGATTCTCACATAACTGATATGTACCTTGATGGACAGGAAGTTGAGCTGGCTCTCGTTGGCTAGCGCTTTAGCGATCATGGTTTTGGAGCATCCTGGCGGTCCATACAGAAGGACGCCTTTAGGTGGCGTTATACCCAACCTGCTGAAGGCCTCGGGGTGACGCAGGGGCCATTCGACCGCCTGCTTCAGAGCCAGCTTCACCTCCTCCATCCCACCGATGTCACTCCACCGAACCTACCAAAACACATAGAGCTGTTTGAGAGACTGTTTGATTCATTTGCATTACAGGATCTAAATCCCGAGCTGTGATTGGCCCATCAATCTGTCAATCTGAATGTTGATAGGACAGCCTGATAAACACGGCATGTGAAAGTCTTCAGACGTAACACTGTACCTTTGGCACATCGATGGCCACCTCTCTCATCGCGCTGGGTTTGACCTCTGTCATGGCCAGTCTCAGGTCAGAGGTCGTGACCTTTACACTGTTCATCACCTGGACATCAGAGAGAACAGGTTTGGGTCCTAAAACCCTCCTCAGCGCGTGaagacctgcagaaacacacacaacatgaaCAGAACATCACAGATCAACACTGacaattattaataatcaaaacaTTTGGAAGAATTACGATTTACGGTTttcaaaagaagtctcttatgttcagcaAGACCATGTTCATATGATTacaaatatagaaaaatacagtaaaattaaatatcatattattattataatattattgttacaatttaaaatgttttctatgtaaatacctggtaaaatctaatttatttctgtgataagcCGCTGGATTTTACAGGaacattgttttcaacattgataataatcagaaatgtttctttagcagtaaatcatcatattttcatgatttctgaagatcatgtgacactgaagactggagtaatgatgctgaaaatacagctgcacaacacagaaaaaaattacactttaatatatatattcacacaaaaaacagatattttagattgtaataatatttaacaattttttctgtatttttggtgaAATAAATGCTACTCTGGTGGCttctttaaaaatcattaaataaatattatttattctacACTTTGCCTGGTGGTGTATTTCTCTTGTTTCATCTATTTGGTCTCTAAAAGCAGAAAGCTAACCACGAGTAAATAATGACGGAATCGTATTTTTAACACAAGCactagctcacacacacacacacacacacacaccggacaGATAATAAGACACAGCTGAAGCAGCTTCTTCTGCTGAATCCAGTGAGAGTTGTAGGTTTAATCTCTGTTTGAGTTGATTTATTTGAGAGCAAACATCCCGCAGGCTTTCTTCCGCTCCGATACGGAGTAAACATCCTCTGCGCTGATCGGATGTGAATCAAGCCTGACCTGCTGCTCTCTCTGGACCTCAGACGAACAGGACTCACAAACACCGGCCAAACACAGAAACCAAAGAGGAGCAGCGAGGAGCATTAGAGACCAAGAGCCCCTGCTTCCAATTAAAAACAGATTACATGTAAAGCCAGCTTAAATCATTAATGAACACTGGGTCAGAAACCAGACAATAagagattatggtttataaagttgtaaatgtttttttttgtctttcgcTTCTGGAGGCCTTTATTTACCCACAGGAGCTGTGTGGGACACTTTTCATGATGGATATACAACGTTTTAATGGGCTTTAAATTCACAGCACCCATTATAaatcttggaagagccaggatatttttttatatagctctgattgtattcatctgaaagaagaaagccataggGTAGTGTAAATCGTGGGGTAAATttaattcttgggtgaactacccctttaactaTTCCTTCAATTCATCATGAAGAAAAATTAAGTCCTGTACTACATATATTCTGACTAATATATGAGCATTACATTGCATATGTAAAAAGATTTCTGAATGCTTTCTTTGTGAATTTGTGCTTGTGATGGTATTTAAGTTTGAAAGCAGAACACAGACGaaactttaaattattaaaaggcgattgaagaaagaaaaagagaagaacTGCAGAGAAACTGAGCAAAGCAGGGATGTTTCAGATCTTTCTCGTTTCTCTATTACAGCAACAATATCAGCGAACAAACTCCAGAGAGAAACAAGGACACACAGGCGTCACAAACGCTTCCGGGTTTATAAACAGGATGCTCATTTAAACCCAGCGTGGAGTTTGTGTCCGAAACTTGTCTGGCTGTAAAAGGAAAGAGCAACAGGAGAAAGACTTTATAAGGAAGAAACCGTGATTCATGCACATTACAGCTGTTTATTCTCCTTTAGGATCGTTCAGTTGATTTAAACCAGCTGCTTCTCTTCTTGAAAGATAAAGCCAGACAAACACATCTCAGATATTCACACAATCTCAACATAAACATACTACAGTAAAAATCACCTTCCCTGAATGATCGAAGCATCTGTGTTCATCCCagatcaggtttggagaaatgtagcactgcatcagtgtctcatcaatggatgctctgcagtgaaatccagcattaagatgattttaactcaaatacttagagtctataatccataaggacactttttatcactattgtttagacacatatttgtttagagctgtttaaacgctgcttgatctgtgcagatttctctcctgattcagaccagaacatgtttttcactggaggaagtgttattatggattatagactctatgtattttagttaaaatcatcttaaaggccctttcacaccggatgcgtaacgaaaaagcgaatagttcgcgtgcgaatagttcgcgtcaaaaccattcacatcagccgcgacgcgaatttgcgatgtctgtgacgttcagagagcttcaacattccaaaactttcgcgccgacagttgagaaaatggacacttcaacatcatcatccagtgaagacgagcttttcattttctttaaaagacagaaaagaaggttttgggtgcacccagtccaaaagaacagagagtctgaaggggagtatgccaatcttgtacaggagctaaaactttatcatggccggttccgcacttactttcggatgtctgtgggacaattcgaggagctccttcagatagtggcaccgcatctgacgagacaaaccacaaacttcagggaaccaattgatccggagcagcgtctggcagtctgcttaaggtgagctgtcctcttaaaaacatcagcccatagaacacacacacaagtaatcagaagatccgtcatttttgctgtgacgtcacctttgtttccttgtatgtgattggccgaagcctttttgtcgcctcaaaagtaaaaaaaaatcgacatcgaagcgaaaaaaataaaagtcgttttttcgcctcagcacattcgcgttcggtgtgaaagcactcattacacaaacagctgatcaaaaaataaaaccatcgcgcgaattattcgcgcgtcaaaatcgcatccagtgtgaaaggaccttaaTGCTGGATtattttcatcttttgtcttctccagatgttaactgatggactggagggctgtggattattgtgatgtttttatcagctgtttggactctcattctgatggcacccattcactgtagagcatccattgatgagacactgatgcagtgctacatttaaTAACACATGCATTTCTGAGTGAACTCTTCAGGAAGAAACATACCATACAGATGTCAAAGGTCAAGCGCAGGCCTAATATTAAATAGtaatttacatatacatacatatatatatatatatacatacacacatatatatatatatatatatatatatataaatatatatatcgatTCAAAAATATATCGGTTCAAAATATCGGTTATCCGGTATCCGGTACCGGTATCGCATCGGCCTtgaaaaacacatatcggtcgagCCCTAATGTTAAACAGCTGTGTTTTATAAGAACACTTACCAGCTTCCTTGCAGACGGCGGCGAGGTCTGCTCCCACGTATCCGTGCGCCGCGTCGGCTAGTTCCCGGAGCTCAGCGGCGGAGACGTCACACGGCATGGAGCGCAGCAGCTTCTGCAGGATATCCATCCGCCCGTCCGCGCCGGGAACGCCGATCTCCAGCTCCTTATCGAAGCGTCCGGGCCGCCGCAGCGCCGGATCCAGAGCATGAGGACGATTGGTGGCCCCCAGAACCAGCAGCTGCCCGCTGTTACCCTCCTGAGCACAGAAaacaaatcacaacaacaacaacacactttAAATATTCACCATATCCTGCGTTCAGGTGCATGACATGCATACAACAACACATTCAGTTTACAAGCGCATGCATgcaatatttgtacttttaaattAATGTCACCACTATttgagctaaaaataaataaataaaatgattcaaaGAAAGAAATCATTTTCAGACCACAGGACTATTTAAAtgagctgcaaaaaaaaaacatgaaaaataatggcaaaacaaaacactttctCACATACATATTAATGAGACATCTCTCTTGAATGTATTTACTGTGATTGGTCAATAGTGGCATTCTGTGGTTAAATATCTATATTTATGATATCATAACTgtgtaatataatgaaataactCAAGCGGTGTTTCCCtttaaaattaaagttaattaaaatgctaaaaacacacaaaatagatATAACCCAGGGTTATTGTTGTTAACTATAATTTGACTTAACCtaacattttttattgtattaaacaaaattttacttaaagtttaaaatgtaatttcatttcCCTTAATAAAGATAGGTTAAGCTAAGTTAATGagattatttaatgtattttatatgtcAACATTAATGCAACGGTttctgttaattaaaaatgtttgaaaacaagCAGTGTTATCATAATCACAGCAGAAAAAAGCAGAGCAAATAtctcaataatataaaatactgcACTATTTTATTCATCTAATAACAGTGTTGGGGTGTTTGGGAGCTGCTGATCCCGACGGTCACTAGAAACAAACGGAGGTCAGATCCCGACGATCACTAGAAACAGACGGAGGTCAGATCCCGACGATCACTAGAAACAGACGGAGGTCAGATCCCGACGATCACTAGAAACATACGGAGGTCAGATCCCGACGCTCACTAGAAACAGACGGAGGTCAGATCCCGACAATCACTAGAAACAGACGGAGGTCAGATCCCAACGCTCACTAGAAACAGACGGAGGTCAGATCCCAACGCTCACTAGAAACAGACGGAGGTCAGATCCCAACGCTCACTAGAAACAGACGGAGGTCAGATCCCGACGATCACTAGAAACAGACGGAGGTCAGATCCCAACGCTCACTAGAAACAGACGGAGGTCAGATCCCGACGATCACTAGAAACAGACGGAGGTCAGATCCCGACGATCACTAGAAACAGACGTAGGTCAGATCCCGACGATCACTAGAAACAGACGGAGGTCAGATCCCGACGATCACTAGAAACAGACGGAGGTCTGATCCCGACGGTCACTAGAAACAGACGGAGGTCAGATCCCAACGCTCACTAGAAACAGACGGAGGTCAGATCCCGACGATCACTAGAAACAGACGTATGTCAGATCCCAACGCTCACTAGAAACAGACGGAGGTCAGATCCCGACGATCACTAGAAACAGACGGAGGTCAGATCCCGACGATCACTAGAAACAGACGGAGGTCAGATCCCGACGATCACTAGAAACAGACGGAGGTCAGATCCCGACGATCACTAGAAACAGACGGAGGTCAGATCCCGACAATCACTAGAAACAAACGGAGGTCAGATCCCGACGATCACTAGAAACAGACGGAGGTCAGATCCCTAGAAACAGATGGAGGTCAGATCCCGACGATCACTAGAAACAGACGGAGGTCAGATCCCGACGATCACTAGAAAAAGACGGAGGTCGGATCCCGTAGATCACTAGAAACAGACGGAGGTCAGATCCCGACGATCACTAGAAACAGACGGAGGTCAGATCCCGACGATCACTAGAAACAGACGGAGGTCAGATCCCGACGCTCACTAGAAACAGACGGAGGTCAGATCCCGACGCTCACTAGAAACAGACGGAGGTCAGATCCCGACGCTCACTAGAAACAGACGGAGGTCAGATCCCGACGATCACTAGAAACAGACGGAGGTCAGATCCCGACGCTCACCAGAAACAGACAGAGGTCAGATCCCGACGATCACTAGAAACAGACGTAGGTCAGATCCCGACGATCACTAGAAACAGACGGAGGTCAGATCCCGACGATCACTAGAAACAGACGGAGGTCAGATCCCGACGATCACTAGAAACAGACGGAGGTCAGATCCCGACGATCACTAGAAACAGACGTAGGTCAGATCCCGACGATCACTAGAAACAGACGTATGTCAGATCCCAACGCTCACTAGAAACAGACGGAGGTCAGATCCCGACGATCACTAGAAACAGACGGAGGTCAGATCCCGACGATCACTAGAAACAGACGTAGGTCAGATCCCGACGATCACTAGAAACAGACGGAGGTCAGATCCCGACGCTCACCAGAAACAGACAGAGGTCAGATCCCGACGATCACTAGAAACAGACGTAGGTCAGATCCCGACGATCACTAGAAACAGACGGAGGTCAGATCCCGACGATCACTAGAAACAGACGTAGGTCAGATCCCGACGGTCACTAGAAAAAGACGGAGGTCGGATCCCGACGATCACTAGAAACAGACGGAGGTCAGATCCCGACGCTCACCAGAAACAGACGGAGGTCAGATCCCGACGATCACTAGAAACAGACGTAGGTCAGATCCCGACGATCACTAGAAACAGACGTAGGTCAGCAGCGGTCAGATACTCACGGATCCGATCCCATCCATGAGTGTCAGCAGAGTGGCCACGAGACGCTTCTCCACTTCATTCTGAGCTCCTTCTCTCCTTGGACACAGAGCGTCCAGCTCATCGATGAAGATGATGGCAGGCtgcctgtctcacacacacacacacacacacacacacaaacacacagatcacgggtcagtctgaaggtctgaccatGTCACACACCGTGAGCTGAAGTATAGATACCTTTGTGAGGCCTGAGTGAAAATCTGCCTCAGTCTGCCTTCACTTTCTCCATAAAACCTGCAGAGACAAACACTTTACACACTTATGACAATCAATATTAATCAAATACTATTACATATTAAATCTACTgtacattttgtttatattttattatatatatatatatatatatatatatatatatatatatatatatatatatgtatatattcagtacagaccaaaagtttggacacaccttctcattcaaagagttttctttattttcatgactatgaaaattgtagagtcacactgaaggcatcaagggctatttgagcaagaaggagagtgatggggtgctgcgccagatgacctggcctccacagtcaccggacctgaacccaatcgagatggtttaggggtgagctggaccgcagacagaaggcaaaagggccaacaagtgctaagcatctctcggggaactccttcaagactgttggaagaccatttcaggtgactacctcttgaagctcatcaagagaatgccaagagtgtgcaaagcagtaatcaaagcaaaaggtggctactttgaagaacctacaatatgacatattttcagttgtttcacacttttttgttatgtatataattccatatataattccacatgtgttaattcatagttttgattccttcagtgtgaatctacaattttcatagtcatgaaaataaagaaaactctttgaatgagaaggtgtgtaaaacttttggtctgtactgtatatatatatatacactgtattttccggactataagtcgcattttttcatagtttggctggtcctgcgacttatagtcaggtgcgacttatttatcaaaattaatttgacatgaacctagagaaatgaaccaagagaaatgaaccaaaagaaaacattaccgctagagggcgctctatgctgctcagtgctcctgtagtctacactgaaaacatagagcgccctctcgcggctgtagacggtaatgtttttcttggttctaaataaatgcgacttatagtccagtgcgacttatatatgtttttcccctcatcatgacgtatttttggactgatgcgacttatagtccgaaaaatacggtatgtgtatattatatataattacaaatacgTTTTTTACTGcttatgttgttattattataaaataaaataaaaataaataaaatgtattattttttttttcaatttccgTGTAGTTGAAatatatgtttaatttaattgtactttgttgttgttttgatgaTCATTTGATGATCATAGTTcagctaaaatatataaataaataaaattaattaattaatatatatatatatatatatatatatatatatatatatatatatatatatatatatatatatgtaaaattttTTGACTTTTATTGTTTAGCTATGTTGCCCTAGTTTTGATGATCAAATCATTGATTATTTAAAGATAGTGATTTACTGTTCTTTAGTTCGAGTGCTGTTGATCTGGTTATAACTTCAGATTTAGTCAAAGTGTATATACACTGAATAAATGTGACTCTTGTGTGTGGTTTCTCTCACACACTTGCTCATGATCTCAGGCCCGTTGATGACGCTCATGTGAGCTCCCACTTCATTGGCTATGGCTCGTCCAATCATGGTCTTCCCTGTGCCGGGCGGCCCGTACAGCAGCACTCCTCGAGGAGGCGGGATCCCTGTTCGACAGACACACGTCACATGACCACAtcacattttagtaatttattcatgcacttttggcatttttatagtttttttgtttaaatagcttatttaatttttagttgtATTTCAGTTAGTATCTTTAGTACTATTTACATAACAGTAACGTTTTTTTTCATCtacttttagtcatttttattatatattttgaaaccGTTTTTTTTCAGTCAGTAATTTTAGTTCTATCACATTctttagtaatttttattttttcttacttttattttttcagtattattttttaattttagttaatttttttaataattgtttaatgtgcttgtcatttttattatatattttgaaactgttttattttttaaatttctgtTACTAATTTccttaataatacttttttaaattttattttattactttcttttttataatttttttctcttttattttttcagtattattttttattttagttaatttttttaatcattttaaatcatttttattagtttttttaatgaatattataattacaacatttattcatttaatttttgtttaatttacatttcttcatctaacatttatattctattttaccatgtttttttttttcaattaacaaaacgattatttttttattccacacttcgttaacagtaacaacactgaCTCTCTATCTTTACGTACTAGGATTCAAAGACTGATGTAAAAGTGAAGTTTAAAGGGTTGAAGGTCAGAGGTCGGGCCGGCTGgacctgacctttgacctcactcACCATAGTTTCTGAAGAGCTCCGGGTGTTTGAGTGGCAGCTCGATGGTCTCCCTGATGACCTGCAGCTGACCGCTGAGGCCGCCGATCATACTGTACGTGACCTTTGACCCCTCGCCCCCCTCCTCGGCCTCGTCCTGCTCGCCGGGGTCACACAGGCTC is part of the Carassius carassius chromosome 33, fCarCar2.1, whole genome shotgun sequence genome and harbors:
- the afg2a gene encoding ATPase family gene 2 protein homolog A is translated as MSSSKGKSKGKKRQSEGEGDRSASVCDEPDASVTSGGLTVTDFIDRAEDKAPQRWRSYLAQMSVNTMKTLSICIGRPVLISSSAGQQQVCVAWPASQFPGRRVGLQSGAQSALRASSGSRVSVEPITGALLPAEHLRLTLRPEDRVLNTEEFRSYLLRTLDARVLLPGGSVCVSYFGRQCVLEVDSVTGVDGETLRRMDGVAVDLSSQLEQLSFQESTPDPSPLTPDRSQDPSPLTPVSTPCKLSDPALSPSEASFTDRSGRSSTDTFYTVCSSTTLSLCDPGEQDEAEEGGEGSKVTYSMIGGLSGQLQVIRETIELPLKHPELFRNYGIPPPRGVLLYGPPGTGKTMIGRAIANEVGAHMSVINGPEIMSKFYGESEGRLRQIFTQASQRQPAIIFIDELDALCPRREGAQNEVEKRLVATLLTLMDGIGSEGNSGQLLVLGATNRPHALDPALRRPGRFDKELEIGVPGADGRMDILQKLLRSMPCDVSAAELRELADAAHGYVGADLAAVCKEAGLHALRRVLGPKPVLSDVQVMNSVKVTTSDLRLAMTEVKPSAMREVAIDVPKVRWSDIGGMEEVKLALKQAVEWPLRHPEAFSRLGITPPKGVLLYGPPGCSKTMIAKALANESQLNFLSIKGPELLSKYVGESERALREVFRKARTVAPSIVFFDEIDALAAARGSSGSGVADRVLAQLLTEMDGIEQLKDVTVLAATNRPDMIDKALMRPGRLDRIIFVPLPDADTRREIFTLQFRNMPIHPSVHLEDLVTRTERYSGAEITAVCREAALQALQEDIKAQHVNAGHFDCALNTVRPRIPQTLLQTYTSYQQKHF